The following coding sequences lie in one Lolium perenne isolate Kyuss_39 chromosome 2, Kyuss_2.0, whole genome shotgun sequence genomic window:
- the LOC127335371 gene encoding dolabradiene monooxygenase, whose translation MRFSISYHTPKATANPLSMDLEALPLLGFVIALILLLAKLIYTSSPPAPSKRLPPGPWQLPLVGSLHHILLSRHGALPHRALRELSGRHGPLMLLRFGAVPTLVVSSAEGAQEVLKTHDAAFASRHLTPTLAIFSRGGEDILFSPYSDLWRQLRKICVLELLSARRVQSFRHIREDEAAALLRSVADECAQGAGGSAVVEIGKRMSRMVTDIVVRSAVGSRCPRRDEFLRELDIAGKLTGGFNLADLYPSSPLARWISGAIRETERCNRDVRDIMADIIRGRADGGEGGSEEDEEDLLGVLLRLQKEGGVQCPLTAEIITTFVMEIFAAGSETSSTTLEWTMSELIRNPRVLRKAQAEVREAFDGQHRLTEDDVGRLSYLHLVIRETLRLHVPLPFLIPRQCREPCDVMGYHIPEGTKVLVNAWALGRDGAYWEDAEAFKPERFTEETGAAAAAVDFKGGDFEFIPFGAGRRICPGMALGLANMELVLASLLYHFDWELPGGGRPEGLDMSEEFGITIRRKSKLVLRAVQRIPFAN comes from the exons ATGCGATTCTCCATCTCATATCATACACCCAAGGCCACCGCCAATCCTTTATCGATGGATCTTGAAGCACTGCCGTTGCTCGGCTTCGTCATCGCCCTAATCCTCCTGCTGGCCAAGCTCATCTACACCTCGTCGCCGCCGGCGCCGAGCAAGCGTCTGCCGCCGGGGCCATGGCAGCTGCCGCTGGTCGGCAGCCTCCACCACATCCTGCTGTCGCGCCACGGCGCCCTGCCACACCGGGCCCTAcgggagctctccggcaggcacgGGCCGCTCATGCTGCTCCGGTTCGGCGCCGTGCCCACGTTGGTCGTCTCCTCCGCCGAGGGCGCCCAGGAGGTCCTGAAGACACACGACGCGGCCTTCGCCAGCCGCCACCTGACGCCAACGCTGGCCATCTTCAGCCGCGGCGGCGAGGACATCCTCTTCTCCCCCTACAGTGACCTGTGGCGCCAGCTCCGGAAGATATGCGTGCTCGAGCTCCTCAGCGCGCGCCGCGTCCAGTCCTTCCGCCACATTCGGGAGGACGAGGCCGCCGCCTTGCTCCGCTCCGTCGCCGACGAGTGCGCTCAAGGCGCCGGCGGCAGTGCCGTGGTCGAGATCGGCAAGCGGATGTCCCGCATGGTGACCGACATCGTGGTGCGGTCGGCCGTCGGCAGCCGGTGCCCGCGGCGCGACGAGTTCCTCCGGGAGCTGGACATTGCGGGGAAACTCACCGGCGGCTTCAACCTGGCCGACTTGTACCCGTCATCGCCGCTGGCGCGCTGGATCAGCGGCGCGATCCGTGAGACTGAGCGCTGCAACCGCGACGTGCGCGACATCATGGCCGATATCATCCGTGGGCGCGCCGACGGCGGCGAGGGGGGgagcgaggaggacgaggaggacctgCTCGGCGTGCTGCTGAGGCTGCAGAAGGAGGGCGGCGTGCAGTGCCCGCTCACCGCCGAGATCATCACCACCTTCGTCATG GAGATCTTCGCGGCCGGGAGCGAGACCTCGTCGACGACACTGGAGTGGACCATGTCGGAGCTCATCAGAAACCCGCGCGTCCTCCGCAAGGCCCAGGCGGAGGTGCGAGAGGCATTCGACGGCCAACACAGGCTAACCGAGGACGACGTCGGCAGGCTGAGCTACCTGCACCTGGTGATAAGGGAGACGCTGCGGCTGCACGTGCCGTTGCCGTTCCTGATTCCGCGCCAGTGCCGGGAGCCGTGCGACGTGATGGGCTACCACATCCCCGAGGGAACCAAGGTGCTGGTGAACGCCTGGGCCCTGGGCAGGGACGGCGCCTACTGGGAAGACGCCGAAGCGTTCAAGCCGGAGAGATTCACCGAGGagaccggcgccgccgccgccgcggtggACTTCAAGGGTGGCGACTTTGAGTTCATCCCCTtcggcgccggcaggaggataTGCCCCGGCATGGCGCTCGGGCTGGCCAACATGGAGCTGGTGCTCGCCAGCCTCCTCTACCACTTCGACTGGGAGCTCcccggcggcgggaggccggAGGGGCTGGACATGTCCGAGGAGTTCGGCATCACCATACGGAGGAAGTCCAAGCTCGTGCTGCGCGCTGTGCAACGTATTCCATTTGCAAATTAA
- the LOC127335372 gene encoding uncharacterized protein, producing the protein MKAPSLLVRCFPGLVPSKATSCVPVVSERDLHLPSPAVEIIPSKSAHPYKYAGEKVDVQGLDVFKGKVSVADMIAFSPSEVPSSKHDGSLKYWESSITLVNIVKNEIRDGQLSFRGKRVLELGCGSGLAGIFACLKGASIVHFQDTNAETIRCRTMPNVLANLEQARDRQNRPSESPVTPSRQLLAPVVHFYAGEWDELPTILSVVHTPAPPTNLSFSEDDFNDGSSSYDGSSIVGQDPRRSRKLSGSRAWERATETDPADAGYDVILIPEIPNAVNSLKKIYALVTKCLRPPYGVLYVASKKNFVGSNSSARQLRALMEEEGVLSGHFLTELSDREIWKFFFK; encoded by the exons ATGAAAGCACCATCGCTACTTGTTCGGTGTTTTCCTGGCTTGGTTCCAAGCAAGGCCACTAGTTGTGTGCCAGTTGTCTCAGAGAGGGATCTGCATCTGCCATCACCAGCTGTTGAAATAATCCCATCAAAG AGTGCTCATCCTTACAAATATGCTGGAGAGAAGGTCGATGTCCAAGGTCTTGATGTTTTCAAG GGGAAGGTCAGTGTAGCGGATATGATAGCCTTTTCCCCTTCTGAAGTACCATCATCAAAGCATGATG GGAGTCTCAAATACTGGGAGAGCTCCATTACTCTTGTGAACATTGTTAAAAATGAGATCCGGGATGGGCAGCTGAGCTTCAGGGGCAAGCGAGTTCTGGAG CTTGGATGTGGATCTGGCCTAGCTGGGATTTTTGCTTGCTTGAAG GGTGCATCTATAGTTCACTTCCAGGACACAAATGCAGAAACAATAAGATGCAGAACAATGCCGAACGTGCTTGCAAATCTTGAGCAGGCTCGGGATAGGCAGAACAGACCATCGGAGAGCCCTGTAACACCATCTCGACAGCTGTTAGCTCCCGTTGTCCATTTCTATGCCGGGGAGTGGGATGAGCTGCCTACAATTCTCTCGGTTGTGCACACACCTGCACCACCAACAAATCTTAGCTTCTCTGAGGATGATTTTAATGATGGCTCCAGTAGCTATGATGGAAGCAGTATAGTTGGTCAGGACCCTAGGAGATCCAGAAAGCTTTCTGGCAGCCGCGCATGGGAGAGGGCCACCGAGACTGACCCGGCAGATGCAGGGTACGATGTAATTTTGATTCCAGAGATCCCGAATGCTGTCAACTCCCTAAAGAAGATCTATGCCCTTGTCACAAAG TGCCTACGCCCACCTTATGGAGTCCTGTATGTGGCTTCAAAGAAGAACTTTGTTGGTTCCAACAGCAGCGCAAGACAGCTTAGAGCTTTGATGGAGGAGGAAGGTGTCCTTAGTGGCCACTTCTTAACTGAGCTATCTGACAGGGAGATATGGAAGTTCTTTTTCAAGTAA